A region of the Bremerella sp. JC817 genome:
GCGATGTGGTGGACATAGTCGCGGAACAGATCGCGGTTCAAACCGAGAATACCGTTGGGCAGGCAGTCCGAAGCGTAACCGATTTCCAGTTCGACAGCTTCCTTGATCAGGTCGATGATCGACTGCTGGAATTCTTCGGTCCAGACTTCCGGGTTTTCTTCCTTGATGCCGTTGATCAAGTCGATCCCGAAGTTCAAGTGAACCGTTTCGTCACGCAGAATGTACTGGAACTGCTCGCCGATACCAGTCATCAGGTTGCGACGGTGGAACGAAAGCACCATCACGAAACCGGTATAGAAGAAGATACCTTCCATGATGATGTAGTAACCGATCAGGTTCTTCAGGAAGGTTTGAATGCCTTCGTAGCTGTCGGTACGGAAGTCCGGGTCGAGCACTTCGCGGGTCAAGTTCATCTCGAACTCGTCCTTGCGGGTGATCGCGGGGACTTCGTGATACATGTTGAAGACTTCGCCTTCGTTCAGGCCAAGGCTTTCCACGACGTACAAGAAGGTGTGCGAGTGAATCGCTTCTTCAAAGGCCTGACGCAGCAGGTACTGACGGGCTTCGGCATTGGTGACATGCTTGAAGATCGCCAACACCAGGTTGTTCCCGACCAGGCTTTCGGCGGTGGAGAAGAAGCCGAGGTTACGCATGATGACCTTGCGTTCGTCCTCGGTCAGCTTGTCGCTACGCCAAGTTTCGATGTCCTTGGTCATTGGAACTTCGGTTGGCATCCAGTGATTAGCACAACCGTTGAGGTAGTGTTCCCACGCCCAGTGGTACTTCAGCGGCATCAACTGATTCACGTCGACCTGGTGAGCGTTGATCAAACGCTTCTCACTGGCGCGAACACGGCTGGTGCCGGTCATTTCGGTATCAAAGCCGAGGCTTGGAGTGGACATCGTGTTTCTCCGAAAGGAAAGGTGTGCGGGAAAATTGCGTCGTGCAATCGCGCCGGCGGCAACCTAGATTGCGGCCGGCGACAGACTTTGGCAGAGTCCTGGCCCATGCCCAGTAACAACCGAACATGGTCAGTCATGACAACCGCTGCCTATTGGCACGATTCGCAGTCGCCATCCAGGTTGCAGACCTTCGCTTCTGGCTGCTGTTCCGGAAGCTGATCCAACGATTCGACGGAAGCCGCCTTTTCGCGATCGACCTTGATGTTGGCCGAAGCACTCTGGTTCTTCATCCAGCGTGGCTGAATGCCGAACTTGTTGACGTCGATCGTCGACTTCTCGACCTGGGTCGCACTCAGCGTGCGGAGGTAATAAGTCGTCTTCAGAGCCTTGTTCCAGGCCAGGAAGTACATCTCGTGCAGCTTCTTGCCGCTTGGTTCGGCCATGTACAAGTTGAGCGACTGCCCCATGTCCAACCATTTCTGGCGTCGAGCGGCACATTCGATCAACCATTCTGGGCCGACTTCAAATGCGGTCAGGTATTTCTGCTTGATGTCGTCTGGAATGCGGTCGATATCGAGCAGGCCACCGTCGTAGTACTTCAGGGCTTCGATCATGTCCGAATCCCACAAGCCCAGGTCCTTCAGGTCCTGCACCAGGCGACGATTGATCTGTGGGAACTCGCCCGACAGATTGCTCTTCACGAACAGGTTCTTGTAAGCCGGTTCGATCGACTGGGTGACACCGATGATGGTGGAAATGGTTGCCGTCGGAGCGATTGCCATCACGTTGCTGTTACGCATACCGTTTTCGGCGATCGAGTCGCGAA
Encoded here:
- a CDS encoding ribonucleotide-diphosphate reductase subunit beta, which codes for MSTPSLGFDTEMTGTSRVRASEKRLINAHQVDVNQLMPLKYHWAWEHYLNGCANHWMPTEVPMTKDIETWRSDKLTEDERKVIMRNLGFFSTAESLVGNNLVLAIFKHVTNAEARQYLLRQAFEEAIHSHTFLYVVESLGLNEGEVFNMYHEVPAITRKDEFEMNLTREVLDPDFRTDSYEGIQTFLKNLIGYYIIMEGIFFYTGFVMVLSFHRRNLMTGIGEQFQYILRDETVHLNFGIDLINGIKEENPEVWTEEFQQSIIDLIKEAVELEIGYASDCLPNGILGLNRDLFRDYVHHIADRRLERIGLAKQFNQPNNPFPWMSETMDLAKEKNFFETRVTEYQSSSGLNWD